The Staphylococcus haemolyticus region TGCTTCCTAAACCTAAATACGCTTGTACCATTTAACGATTCTCCCTCACTATCTCTATACCTACACCATTATAGTGACCTGGAATAGGTGGATTTTCTTTAGTGATTCTGACTTTCGTTTCCATTACACGATTATAGTGTGAATTTATACGTTTTGCAATACGTTCAGCTAGATGTTCGATTAAATTACATGGTGGACCTTCAACGATTGCTTTAACATCTTCAAACACTTCTCCGTAATGTACAGTGTCGATTACTTTATCAGATTGGCCGGCTTCTTCTAAATTCACTTTCAACGTAACATCTACTACAAAAATTTGACCTATCTCGTTTTCAGCAGGTAAGGCACCGTGGTATGCGTAAAATCTCATACCATTAAGAAAGATTGTGTCGTTCATCTTCATTCTCCTTTAAGAAATCCATACTTTGACCTAATCGAGCGTTTAATTGCACATTATGTACACGCACAGCTTTGACGCCTTTCATTATACCATAAGCTGTTGTAGCAGCTGTCGCCTCATCACGTTCTAACGCTTTAGTTTCTGTACCAATCATTTCTTTAATGAAACGTTTTCGACTCGTTGCTAATAAAACAGGATACTCAGTTGCTACAAGTTCATCTAAACGTGCCATTACTTCATTTTCTTCATC contains the following coding sequences:
- the folB gene encoding dihydroneopterin aldolase, with the protein product MNDTIFLNGMRFYAYHGALPAENEIGQIFVVDVTLKVNLEEAGQSDKVIDTVHYGEVFEDVKAIVEGPPCNLIEHLAERIAKRINSHYNRVMETKVRITKENPPIPGHYNGVGIEIVRENR